Genomic segment of Paenibacillus sp. FSL R5-0912:
CTTCAGCCACACGTTCGGGTTCGAGCAGATCGAGTTCAGTCGGTAATCCTGTATTTACAGCGCAGAAACGGCAAGCCCGTGTGCAAATATCACCCAGAATCATGAAGGTTGCCGTACGGTTCGCCCAGCATTCATAAATATTAGGACAGCGCGCTTCTTCACATACGGTATGTAACGTCTTGGAACGCATCATGCCCTTAATTTCCTGATAATCTTCACCGGTGGTTAACTTGATTTTGATCCAGTCTGGCTTGGGCTGTTTGGCTGTTCTATTAGTCAAAATGATGAAACCCCGCTTTCGATCTGAATGTCATTTTTCATAGTTAAAAGTTGCTGCCTCATATTATAGCATGTGGAATAGTCGTTTGCCTGTTTTTGTGAACCTTTGGGAGGTAACGGATAAAAATAACGCTTTTGCTTCAATCTAAAGAAAAGCACCTGCAAGGTGCCATTTCATGAGGATGTTATAGATGACTAAGCGTCCGGAACACAGGAGGTTGAGATTATGCCTGCCCTATTCAGAAGTTATAACACCCGGAGAACCCTTATATGCATGTCGGCAGCCGCCTTGCTCTGGGGCAGCAGCCCTGCTATGAGTACCCCCGCCCACGCTGCCCGTTATCATAAGCTGGAGCTGACGTCTAGCGGTCCCGTAGCCGGAGACAGCAAAGAAGCCGCCGCTGCTGCCCGCAAAGTGCTCTATGAACAGATGAGTGCTGCAACCGGAATTCCCTGGTTCCGGTTCGCTGCGATTGATCAATATGAACGCTCTGTCGCCAAAAAGAAAAAAAGCCCTGCGTTGTCAGAAGCAGACCCCGCAGCAGCTCCGGCCCGGCTCACCGGGATCTCCATCCCTGCACCCGTATGGTCCGGCCCCCTGAACCCAAATCAGGAGGATAAGTTCCCGGAATCCATCACCTTCTTCGGCGGCTTCGGCCGTGACGGCACGGGAGATGGCATTGCCGATCCCGGGAATGATATTGATGTACTCTATAGCATGGCAGAGCATCTGCTTAAGTACGGCAGATCGGCCAGCGACTTCAGCATCGGTGTCTGGGAGTACTACCATAACGGCCGTGCGGCTCAGCGGATAGCCCAGTTCGCCAAGCTGTATGAGCATTTCGGGCGGCTTGACTTGTCAGGCAGCGCCTTCCCGCTGCCGATAGGTACGAACTACGCCTACCGCAGCACCTGGGGAACTGGACGGAGCTGGGGCGGGGCGCGCATCCACGAAGGGACGGATTTGTTCGCACCGCATGGCTTGACCGTCCGCAGCACCTGCTTCGGAGTGGTGGAGACCAAGGGCTGGAACCGTTACGGTGGCTGGCGGATCGGCATCAGGGATATCGAGAACCGCTACCATTATTACGCTCATTTGATGGGTTATGAGAAGTCCTTATCCCGGGGAGATATTGTGATTCCGGGCCAGACCATCGGCTGGGTAGGCAGCTCCGGATACGGCAGTCCAGGCACCCAGGGCAAATTCCCGCCCCATCTGCATTACGGGATCTACCGTGACCGCGGAATAACCGAATGGGCCTTCGATCCCTATCCGCTGCTCAAACAGTGGGAGAATCAGGAATTCCGGCAGCTCAAAAAAAGCAAAAATAAGAAATGAGCCTCTGCTTCATACAGATCTTCATTTAGTACAGCATCAGACAGCCAAACGGCTCAATCTCCACCAGTATCCGCTTATCGGTGCGGATGGTGAGTCCACTCAACAGATCAACCAGCACGGTTTTGTCCGAGCGGTAATTACACAGCTCAAGCTGGTACGCATTAGGAGAATTATTGATTATAAGGCCCATCCGGTCCTGTTCACTGCGCCGCACATAACCTAGAACATTGCGGGGTTCG
This window contains:
- a CDS encoding M23 family metallopeptidase encodes the protein MPALFRSYNTRRTLICMSAAALLWGSSPAMSTPAHAARYHKLELTSSGPVAGDSKEAAAAARKVLYEQMSAATGIPWFRFAAIDQYERSVAKKKKSPALSEADPAAAPARLTGISIPAPVWSGPLNPNQEDKFPESITFFGGFGRDGTGDGIADPGNDIDVLYSMAEHLLKYGRSASDFSIGVWEYYHNGRAAQRIAQFAKLYEHFGRLDLSGSAFPLPIGTNYAYRSTWGTGRSWGGARIHEGTDLFAPHGLTVRSTCFGVVETKGWNRYGGWRIGIRDIENRYHYYAHLMGYEKSLSRGDIVIPGQTIGWVGSSGYGSPGTQGKFPPHLHYGIYRDRGITEWAFDPYPLLKQWENQEFRQLKKSKNKK